ATGTGCTTTGCGCAGAGATCAGGGGACTTACTCCAAGCAGGAAAAATGGGGTAAGAAGAGCGAGTCGTCGGACGAAATCGCAAAGCGGTACTTTGGCTTGCGTTGTCCGCGAAGGTGCCAGCATGATGTCTCCCAACTTCTGAGAAGATTCCCATAGTTCGAACCTCGCGTTTTCCCGAGTCAAAATAGGTAACCTTCCATCGTCGTTTTTCATAGATTGATAGAGGTCCGTAGGTGAGCGAGCGAGGGAAATCGCCCAGTGAATAGAACCCCTGCTGATGATAATAGAGCAGCTGTCAGTACACCACTGGATAAGAGAGCAGGAGCAAAAGGAAACTGCTTCATGCCCAGGGAAAGAAGGCACTCCTCAAGCTATTGCCAGAAGGCATGGGGATCAGGTCTAATCGCCTGCGTCTAGACATCTGTGCGCGAGACAGGAAAGCTGCAGCCATGTCGATCTATAAACGTTATCTTTCGGCTGCCGAGACGAGAGGCGAAGGGGGAGGGCGCTCAATTATGTTAACTTTCATCAGAAGCTTTCCCGTAACGTCGTTTCCCGATTATGGGACTATAGTTTCTCGCTTTGAGTAGTCCAGACGGTTATACTTTTGGAGTTAGAGAGTAAGGCAAATGACGGAGCCGCATGCAAGCCAGAACACTTGATACCCAGATCCTTCGTGCTCAGGCGTTCCCAGGCAATATAGGTTTCGTCATACCCACATATAACGCGGGGCCTCACTGGAATCGCTTTCATGCAGCGCTTGAAAGACAGGGAATACCTCGGGAACAGGTTCTCGTCGTTGATTCTTCCTCAACGGATGAGACAAGAAGAAGCGTGAAGAGTGCTGGTTACACGCTGATAGAGATCCCCCAGAAGAGTTTCCGCCATGGTGGCACACGCCAGTTGGCGGCAGAATCCCTTCCCTGGGCCGATATACTAGTCTTTCTTACACAGGACGCCATTCCTTGCGGCGACTACTCCATAGAGCAGCTTCTGAGAGCTTTCGATGATCCTCAGGTAGGTGCGGCCTATGGACGTCAGCTTCCCAGGGAAGATGCTGGCCCCGTCGAGCGTCATGCGCGCCTGTTCAACTACTCAGAAAAATCCGAAGTTCGAACCTTTGAAAGCCGAGAAACGCTGGGATTCAAGGCCGCCTTCCTTTCCAATAGCTTCTCTGCCTACCGAAGGGTCGCCCTGGAGGCTGTCGGTGGTTTCCCAAGAGACGCGATCATCTGCGAAGATACTACCGTCGCGGGACGTATGTTAATTGACGGATGGAAGATCGCCTATCGGGCGGATGCCACCGTAATCCACTCTCACGCACTCTCGGTGCGGGACGAGTCGTCGCGTTATTTTGACATTGGAGTCCATCACGGCCGCGAAAAATGGCTTCTGGAGGCTTTCGGCAAAGCAGGCGGGGAGGGCCGGGCTTTCGTCGTCTCCGAGCTGCGCTACCTTTTGAAAACCCAACCTTCCCAGATCCCCGGCGCATTTTTTCGCAACCTTAGCAAGTGGGCCGCTTATCAACTTGGTCTGCGCGAAAAGCGCTTACCGCGGATGCTTAAGGAGATCTTTTCAACCCAGCCAAGTTTCTGGCGGACAGATGGAGAACCTTCGTTCGCTCCGGAACCCCATGTAGCTGCACGACGTGTTCATTGAGCGAATTCGCCTAAAAAACAGCACCCGATTGAATGTCTGATCCATCGCGTAACTTTCTCTGGGAGGGGCATGCCACTGCAGAACCATCCATCTGATCTTCAAGTGTCTGCCACCTATTCGGCGGCGGATCTTGCCTATATTTATCCGGCACAGGATCGTAAGACTGTTCCCTTTGGCATCGGTGCCGCCTCTCCGGCTTATACCTTCGAGTATGTTGTCTTCAAACGCATCTTTGATATTTCCGTTGTCCTTCTCTTTTCCCCGTTCATTCTGCTTTTCATCGCGGCGCTATGCCTGGTGGTCGCCCTTAGCTCACCTGGTCCTATCTTCTTTTCTCATCGTCGTATCCGTCGCGGTGGTGCTTTCTTTTCCATGTGGAAGTTTCGTACGATGTGCGTGAACTCCGCAGAAGTTCTCGAGCGGCACCTGACTCTCCATCCGGAAGACCGCAAAGAGTGGGATCTCAATCACAAACTCAGGAATGACCCCCGCGTTAACTCCATCGGACGTCTGCTTCGCCGTTTCTCGCTGGACGAACTGCCCCAGATCTGGAACGTGCTTACGGGCCGCATGAGCCTCGTGGGACCTCGTCCCATCGTCGCTGCTGAAGTCGAGAAGTACGCTGAAAACTTTGCTTATTACACCGCAGTGACCCCTGGCATTACGGGACTTTGGCAGGCCTCAGGTCGATCGACCTTGACCTACGATGAGCGGGTCGCGCTCGACCGCTACTATGTCGAAAACTGGAGCCTCTGGCTCGACCTCAAAGTCTTCTTCCGTACCATACGCTGCGTCGTCAACTCCGACGGAGCGTATTAATAAGCACGGGCGGAGAAAAGAATCTTTCTCCGCCCGCTTGTGCTTGCAGAGAATTCCCCCTCTTAGCCTTTGCTTCGCGCCGACGTATAAACGACGGGCTTGAACTGCAGATCCGGTACAAAGGGATAGGTTGGTTTTCGCAGCCGATTCGCCGGTAGGTGCACAATGTCCTGGTTGATCGCACCGTCTGAAAGCGCCATCAGGCTGGGGTTGGCAAGCGGTTTCAGTTCGGGCGAGAGATACCCGGATTTGACCACGATGATCTTGAAGGATTTTGGCTCCAGACCGAGTCGGGTGAAGTCGAGGATGTCGTGATACGGACGACGTCTGGCGCTCAGGACGAGCGTTACTCCCTCGATCTGCACCACCGCCTCGCGTAGCAATGGATCTTTTACGGGAAGCAGAAACTTCACGGTGGCATTGGCCTTGACCGGGCGGCTCCCCTTCGGGTCGAGCGTAGCGCCGATGGAAAGTGGAATCGTAGCGCCGATCCCTGCAAGATAACAGGCGTCCGCTGCCGGACGGTCAGTGATGCCGGCGAAGACCACATTGGTCGCCTTCTTCCGAAGCAGCACTTCCAGGACCTCCGCGCGATCGCTGTTGCCACCGCCAGTTGGGTTATCGCCGGAGTCGGCCAGAATCGCTGGCTGCGTCTTCGCCTGCATCGCCCGCACGACGCACTCATCCACCGTGCAGGTCTCGGTGCCAAATTGAAATTCCTTGCGAGCATCCCAATACTTCTGTGCAAGTCCGGTGGCAATCTCTTTCTGTTTTGCGGGCGCAACACCGGTGATCACCACGGAAGCCGTGGACCGCGGTTCGTCAGCCCATACATACCCCACAAGCATCGAAACATCGAGGATGCCCGGCTGGTTATTCAGAGTTGCCAGTGGAGCCCAAAGTCGCTTGCCCGGCTCCCACTCTGTGCTACTTCGTTCGCCTGGCATCAGGACGGGGACCGGCGCCCAGACAATCGTTGGTCGGAGGTTCTGCTGCAAGCTTTGAACCAACATGTCGCAGGCGCGAATCATCGTCTCTTCCCGATCGATATGCGGCGCAGTGCGAAAGGCGGAAAACATATCGATGTTATCGACGACGCGCTGACTCACATTTCCGTGGAGGTCGTAGCTGGCGGACATCAGGCAATCCTGCCCGACCAATTTGCGCGTGGCCTCCATCCAATCGCCTTCGGCATCCTCCATGCCATCGACAAACATGGCTCCATGCATGGGCAGGAAGAGACCATCCAGGGGCAGCAACGTCTTCAGGCGGCTCAGATAGCCCGCCTTGATCGCTTGATAGGTCTCCATTGCAACCGGTCCACCTGGAACGGCGGAAGCGACCAGTACAGGCTGGAAGGGAATCGGATAGCGCTTCAGAAAGGCGAAGCGTTCCGAAGAGGTGAGTACGCCGTCCGTCAGAATGGAGAAGTCCTCCATGCGCGCGCGAATGCGGCTGTACGTGCTGCACTCAATGCCGATGCCGCCGAAGGCGATGCGAGGTGCCTTCGGTGCGCACCATGCTGTGCCTGCCGCCATAGGCGCGAACGCTGCCAAGGATGCTGTTTTGAGAAACGATCTGCGCTGCATGAAACTCCTTGTCGTCCTAGATAAAACGGGCGGCCTTTAAAGGCCGCCCGTGTGTTTGTTTAGAACTTGAATCGAGCTGCGAATTGAATCAGGCGCGGGTTGTAGGCGTTCGCCGTGCTGGAAATAGTACCGTTTGCGGCATTGCCAAGGATCGCCGTTGGATAAGCAAACTGTGCCGTGTTCAGAACGTTGAAGGCTTCTGTACGGAGCTCCAGGTTCAACTTCTCCATAAGTTGGAAGTTTTTGAAGAGAGAAAGATCGACACGTTGCAGGCCCGGACCGTAGAGTTGGTTCCGGCGCTCGTTGCCCACGGTACCTACTTGCTGAAATTGAAATGTGCTTGTGTTGAACCACGCGCCGATCGTCGGATGGCTTACCCGCGGTGAGGCGACCATGTTCGGCCGATCCGAAGTCGCCACGCCTGGCCGTGTGCCGCTTCGGTTGGTAATGTTTGTTACAGAAAACGGCATGCCCGTGTTCCAGACAATCAAACCATTTGCCTGCCAGCCCTTTGCCAGTACACCAGCAACGCCACGCAGGTTGTTGCCGAACGGAAGAGTGTAGTTGAAGGTGCCCGTGACACGCTGGCGGACATCCAGGTTCGCGTTTCCGTACTCAAGAGTTGAAATCTGCGAAGCCACGGAACCGAAACCGTTGCCGCCGTTGTTGCTGATCGTCTCTGCATCGTCAAGTCCATGCGCCAGTGTGTACGTAACCTGAAGGTCGAGACCCTTGCTGTAACGCCTCTTGAGCACCGCCTGCAATGCGTGGTAACTGGAGATAGCGTTCGTGGTGAGATACGGGATTGATGTGATTCCAGGCTGCTGTGCGTAGAATCTCCGGAGCGTGTTGTAGTTGAAGCTCGAAAGCGCCGGGCTTGCTGCTGTTGTGTAGAACGGGGCACTCGCGGGAACTAAAGGATTGTTTGGGTCGGCATAGGTCTGGAAGTTCGGTGTCGCTGCGTTGTAATCCGAGAGATAGTAGGCCAGACGGCGTCCCAGCTCTCCCACGTACGAAACACTTGCAACGTTTCCCGCGAACTCACGCTCGACGGTCAGATTGAACTGTTCAATGTAACTCGATTTGAAATGCGGATCCAGCGCGGCGCTGACGCTGCCGGTTGGGGTGATCGCATTGGTCGGTACGGAGGTCGGCAGGCCATTTGCAAACTTCTTGAAGGCCGCATCTGCGGTACCTGGAGTAAACGGCCCGTACGCTGCAGTGAAGGGTTGATTAACCAGCGCGGCGCCAGAAGTCATATTTTCCGGTGCATAGCTCATACCGAACCCGCCACGAACGACAGTACGTGAGATAGGGGTATAGGCGAAACCAAGACGTGGTGCGACGTTGCGATAGTCCGTGCGGATGTTAGCGTGGTTATCAATTCCGTTCTGGCCTGCGACTACGATCCTGCCCAGATCGGTGTCGAAGTTGGACATCAGGTTGCTGACCTCGGTGTAAGGCGTAAAAAGGTCATACCGGATGCCGAGATTGACGGTGAAGGTTGAGGTGAGGCGGTAATCATCCTGGAGGAAAGCGTGCGGTTCCCAGGTGCGGTTGCGTGGTTGGTAAAGGATCGCGTTGCGTGTGGCGTTCAGATAATCACCTGCGAGCAGCGTAGAAAAGTCGGTGAACGTCCACGATCCATTCGCGGTGTCTGTCTGCGTAATCGTGTCCTGGCGGCGGATGAGCCCAGCCCCGAACTTGATGGACTGCTTTCCATGCGTCCAGTTCAGCATGCCCTCGTACTGAAAAGTGTTTTCCAGGTAAATGATCGGAGGACGTGCACCCAGGTTCGATCCCTGATTGATCGTTACAGCGGATAGCTCTGCCGTACGTCCACTCACATTGATGTTCGGTTGCCCGAACTGAGCATTGATGTTTTGTCCATAGTTGAGCGGATATTGAGCGTTATTCAGAAGGGTGTAACCGCCCTTTAGTTCAATCAGAAGATTAGGAGTAAAAACGTGAACATAGTTCAACTGTCCTTGATGCGCTCGGCTGGTCGCAGGTCCTGGATAGCTGCTTAGATTGCCCCCAGGGAAGATCGTTCCCGCTGCAGTACCTACCGCCGGGAATAGTCCGCCAATATTCGTGTTGACACCGTTATAGGTGTAGCGCAGGTAGAAGAGGTCTCCGTTGCTGAAGCGGTGATCGATACGCCCATCTGCGGTTTTGCTGAACTGAGAATTGCGCGGTGAGACTGTGTAGTTATTAGCGAATCCTGTAGTAGTGGGCAAGGGGAACAGGTTGAGATATTGGCGGCCAATTGGATCGATCGAGGTTACGGTCGGATTGACCAGAGTGTATTTCTTAACGCCATTGGCATCCGTCGTGAAATTGTCGGTGAAGTCCCCCACGTTGGCACGCTCAAAAGCTGTCGGTACCGTGGTCTGCACAGGATTCAATCCACGCACAAGATTGAAGCCTTCATAGTCTGCAAAGAAGAAGGTGCGGTCTTTAAAGATAGGTCCACCAAGACTGCCGCCAAACTGGTTCTGTCTCCATTTCGGCTTGGGGATATTCGCGCCGAATTTGAAGGGCTGTGCATTCAGGACATCGTTACGAAAGAACTCGTATACGGTGCCATGAAACTGGTTCGTTCCGGACTTCGTGATGACGTTGATCATCGCGCCGGCCGAGCGTCCGACCTCCGCCGTAAAGACGTTGGTTTGAATATTGACTTCCTGGATCGCATCCACCGATGGGCGAACGCCGATCGATCCGATCACGCGTTCGTTGTTGTCCATGCCGTCGATCAACTGGTTGTTGATGACATCAGACTGACCGTTGACCGATACCGACGAAGTAAGTCGCCGGTCATCAGGGCGGTTGCCGCTCGCGAGACCATTGTTGAGGCCTTCGGTAGCTCCTGCTGTCAGCTGTACCAGATTGATATAGTTACGGCCATTCAGAGGAAGTTCCTGCGTCGCCTTCTCTGTAATGGTTGTCGTCAGGGCGGAGGTATCCGTGTGGAGCGAAGGCGGAGCTGCGTCCACGGATACGACTTCATCCGCTGAACCGATATCCAGATGCGAATCTTCACGCGCGCGATCTCCCGCGGCCAAGCTGAAGGAGTTGATGCTGTTTGCTTTGAATCCTGAGGCGGCCACTTTGAGGGAATAGTGGTTCGGCTTGAGCAGAGTGAAGCTGTACTGTCCTGAAGAATCCGTTACATCGGTACGCTTCTCGCGGGTATCCAGGTTGGTGAGTTCAACGGCTGCGTTTGGAACGACCGCGCCACTCTTATCGGTCACTGTACCCACCACGTCGGCGGTCGTACTCTGCGCATAGACCGGCGTATAACAAAGCGCCATACCGGCCAGGCCAAGTGCCATCGATAAACGATGTCGATAGAAGAGTCTCTTGGCACGAAAATATCTTTTGACGTTCAGGTCCGTACTCGAACCTGAAGGCACGTGTGTTCCAGTAAAAACGGGTTGTCCATGCTTCATCGAAGCCTCCTTAATTTTGAAACAAAAGAGAGTCACGCCAACCCTTAATAGGCTGGTCGTGGGTGTTTAAAGCTCAGGCGAATTGCGCAAGGTTCATGCCCAGCGCATACTCTTCCTGATCGTTTTCAATCTCCGGCCACGTCATGCGGCGTCCCGTCTCGGCTGACTTTCTCGCCATCATGCAACTGCGGGCACTCTGGACGCCGATCGAGATCTGGTTATGAAACTTACCGGAGGTAATGCTCTCGATAAAGCCGCGGTCCTTCATGGCATCTGCCTGTGCCAGGTTGTCGTTGAAGGCGCCATCGGCGGCAAACTTGCCTTTGGCCGGAGCCTCGCTTCCGGCCCAGACCCATGGGTTATTCCCCACGATCCGTAGTGGTCCGGAGTACGGAGCTTCGGCGATGCCTTCGCTGCCGAAGAAACGCTCCGCTACATCGAAGAAGTGATTCACATTGAACTGTGTGGAGGAGAAAGTAAGTTCCACATCGCCGGGATAAGTGAAGAGCACTTCGTAGTTATCCGAAGTATTGCCGAAGTTCTGTACCACCTTACGACTGCGGCGTGCGATCGCGCTCTCCGGGTGAGCACCCATCATCCAGTTACATACATCGATGACATGGATATTTTGCTCCAGAAGAATATCTCCAGAGAGCGTCCGGTCCCACAGCCAGTTTCTCAATCGCTTTTCATTCGCAGACATGCCTGTCCGTTCCGGATAAGAGGCCGCGGGTGCGTTGTAGTACGCGGCGATGCTGGCGACCTTTCCAATCTGACCTGCCTGAACGCGACGCACAATCTCCACAAACGGCGGAGCGGAACGAATTTGAAAACCTACGTCCACACTTAGCTTTCCATCGATACGCTTGGCGATCTCCAGCGCGCGACGCGTCTGCGGAACGTCCACTCCCATCGGTTTCTCGCAGTAGGCATGTTTTCCGCCTGCGGTCACCCCGTCGAGATGCTCTACGTGGAAAAAAGGCGGCGTGGAGATCTGCGCCGCATCCACTTCATTCGAGGCAGCCAGTGCCTTGTACGCATCGGGCCCATGAAACATGTTCTTCGGATCGATCGGCGGCAGACCCAGAGAGGCATTCACTGCGTCGAAGTGGACCTTGGCTTTTGCCAGTTGATCGGGAAATATATCCGCCAGCGCCACTACGTGCGCGCCAGCATTCTTCGCGAACGAGGTCGCAACCGATGTACCGCGACCACCGCATCCCAGAAGGCCCCATCGCACGGTAGAGTTTGCTGCATAACCGAAGGCCGTCTTCGGCTTCAAGATCATCAGCCCCGAAACACCAGCGGCACTTTGAATAAAGTTACGTCGATTCATCAGTCTGTCCCCCCAAACGGCAAATTAGCTGTGGAGCACCTGGGCCAGGATGCGCTCAAGATAGAGCTTCTCCTCGCGTACATCTGCGATCTGCTGCGGGCCGGAAGTCTCGCGCTCAATGGTGACCGCGCCTTTGTAACCGAGCTTATGAAGACTGGTGAGGACCTTCGTGAAATCTACTTTGCCTTTACCGATCAGGACCTCTTCGCCCAGTTCGGAGGGATTCGTCGGCCAGTTCCCGTCCTTCATGTGCGTCGCCTGGATATGCGGCCCAAGTATCTCGATCGCATCCACGGGATTGGCTTTGCCGTAGAGAATGAGGTTTGCCGTATCCAGCCCAACTCCCAGGTTGTGCCGATCCACGTCTTTGATGGCGCGCAGCATCGTCGTCGGTGTCTCCTGCCCGGTCTCCATCAGGAAGCTCTGTCCATTTCCGGCGCAGTGCTCTGCGAGGGAACGGATCGCAAGAACCGCTTCTTCGTAGAGAGGATCTTTGGGATCTTCCGGAATGAAGCCGCAGTGCGTCTGAATGCGTTTGATTCCCACCCGATACGCAAAATCGGAGGTCTGTTTCAGGGCGTCGATGCGTGCAGGGCGCGTCGCGCGCGGCACAACGCCAATGGTCGCGGGGCCTTCGGTAAAGTTCCACTTCAGTGGCGGAGGTCCAACGACCTCGGCTGTCGTAGCAATCAGTTCGTACTTATCGAACAGCCCGCGCATGGTGGTCGCAAGTTCAGGGGTGAATTTGCCGAGGTAAGAATCCAGGGAGAGAAAACACGTCTTGAAGCCAAGCTCTTTCACCATCGCGATCTTCTTTTCGGCGTCGGGAAAAGGCTTGATGAGAAGGCCCATCGCCATGGGAGCGTGTTCCGGCATTGGCTTCGGATTAGCTTCCCCAAAGGCAGACGCTCCTGCATGGACCATCGCGAGCGCGGCGGCGCTTTGCGCGGAAAACTTCAGAAATCCGCGTCTTCCTCGATCGTAAGAGGCACAATCTGCATCCCGGTTCGCCATTTTATTCACCATCCTTACAAAATAATGATCAGTGAAAATGCGGTTTCTCTGCGATTCGCGCCTAAAGCCTGCTAAGTTGATTTGGTTGCTGAAGCATAGGGCAGCACCGGATTGCCGTCAAGAACAAAGAGTGTCCGCTATCGGACAGAAGCGCATTTCGCTGTGTTTGCCATAAAAGAGGAGAGAACATTGGAGCAAGGAACTTCCCGCTCGGCCCGAAGTGCTGTCATTGCTGCGCTTTTGCGACACGGCAACCTGTCTCGCTCAGAACTGGCCGTCCTTACCGAACTCAGTCGTGCGTCGATCACGGATGTCACGCAGCAACTTCTCGCCCAAGGCCTGCTCCTGGAACTGCCGGTCCTGCAGCTTGAAACGCGTCGTGGGCGACCTGCGATCCTGCTGTCTCTACATGCCGCGCACGCCTGCTTCGTCGGCATCAACATCGCGGACACCGCAACGGCCATCGTGCTCACGGACATGCAGGGACGCATCCTGGCGCGCCAGGCCATGCCTCCCTACAAGACGCCAGAGGAACTCGTCGCCGCTGTGCGCAAGGGCTACCAACAGTTATTGCGCGCCAGCAGCATCCCGCGAACGCGTGTGCAGGGAGTTGGTCTCACCGTCACCGGCATCGTCGACCATAAAGAAGGGATCTGCCGCTACTCGGCCGCCCTGGATTGGCGTGATGTGCCGATCTCCAAAATGATCGGAAAGGCTATGCACTTGCCCGCGTGGATGGATAACGACGCGAAGGCGGTCGCCGTCGGGGAAAAATTTTTCGGGCGCGCGCGGGAATATATGCACTTCACCAGTGTCGTACTGGGTAGGACCATCGGAGCGGCCCACTCCATGAACGGGACACTCTATCGCGGGCAGGATGGAGGCGCAGGGGAGATCGCGCATATTACGGTCGATCCCAACGGCGTGCTCTGCCGATGCGGTCGCAACGGCTGCCTCGACACCATCTCCGGCGGTGCCGCTCTGCAGCTAACGGCGAGGGAGCTTGGGCTCAAGGTGAACAGCATGCGCGATCTGGAGTCGCTCGCCATGCACGGAAACACCGTTGCCACGCGGCTGCTGCGGCATGCCGGAAAAGTCCTCGGATCGGTCATCGCCTCCCTGATCCAGATTAACAACCCACAGTGCATTCTCTTCACCGATATGGAAGGCTTTGGCAACGGTGTCTTTCGCACGGCGACCAGGCAGGCCATCGAAAACGGCATTCTGCCGCGCTTTCTCGCCGGAACGGAGATCCTTTTCAACGAAGTCGAGGCAGACTTCCTCCCTCGCAGCGCCGCCTCCATCGCAGCGTTTGAATATCTGCGCACGATTCGATGAGTTGTGCGCCCTTACCTCTTCAATGAACCGCAAGGCTGGCGCGAATCATCCAATTCCCGGTATCTCTTTGCGGGAGTAACATCAACAGTATGGCCATTATCACCAAGCCAGTCACGAGGCAGGCCTCCAAGCCGGACAGTTTCGAGCGCACACTCCGATCTGCGAATACGACCATGCTCTTCTCGGAGACGCTGCGTCTCGCGATCGACAGCTTCCGCGCCAGTAAGGTCCGCTTCCTGCTCACGATGGTGGGCATGATTATCGGTTCAGCTTCGATCATCCTGGTCGTGACTATCGGTCTCACCGGCAAACAATATGCTCTCGATCTGCTCTCTTCCATCGGTCCCAACATGGTCGAGATGCAGTATGTCGGCGGCGCCCTCTCCGGGCCCAACAATACTTCTTCACCTGACTTCATGACGAAAGATGACGAAGCTGCTGTCGATGCGCAGATTGCCGGTATCAAGGCCTCTTCGCCCATGCTGGAGTAT
This genomic stretch from Terriglobus saanensis SP1PR4 harbors:
- a CDS encoding glycosyltransferase family 2 protein — its product is MQARTLDTQILRAQAFPGNIGFVIPTYNAGPHWNRFHAALERQGIPREQVLVVDSSSTDETRRSVKSAGYTLIEIPQKSFRHGGTRQLAAESLPWADILVFLTQDAIPCGDYSIEQLLRAFDDPQVGAAYGRQLPREDAGPVERHARLFNYSEKSEVRTFESRETLGFKAAFLSNSFSAYRRVALEAVGGFPRDAIICEDTTVAGRMLIDGWKIAYRADATVIHSHALSVRDESSRYFDIGVHHGREKWLLEAFGKAGGEGRAFVVSELRYLLKTQPSQIPGAFFRNLSKWAAYQLGLREKRLPRMLKEIFSTQPSFWRTDGEPSFAPEPHVAARRVH
- a CDS encoding sugar transferase, which translates into the protein MPLQNHPSDLQVSATYSAADLAYIYPAQDRKTVPFGIGAASPAYTFEYVVFKRIFDISVVLLFSPFILLFIAALCLVVALSSPGPIFFSHRRIRRGGAFFSMWKFRTMCVNSAEVLERHLTLHPEDRKEWDLNHKLRNDPRVNSIGRLLRRFSLDELPQIWNVLTGRMSLVGPRPIVAAEVEKYAENFAYYTAVTPGITGLWQASGRSTLTYDERVALDRYYVENWSLWLDLKVFFRTIRCVVNSDGAY
- a CDS encoding M81 family metallopeptidase, yielding MQRRSFLKTASLAAFAPMAAGTAWCAPKAPRIAFGGIGIECSTYSRIRARMEDFSILTDGVLTSSERFAFLKRYPIPFQPVLVASAVPGGPVAMETYQAIKAGYLSRLKTLLPLDGLFLPMHGAMFVDGMEDAEGDWMEATRKLVGQDCLMSASYDLHGNVSQRVVDNIDMFSAFRTAPHIDREETMIRACDMLVQSLQQNLRPTIVWAPVPVLMPGERSSTEWEPGKRLWAPLATLNNQPGILDVSMLVGYVWADEPRSTASVVITGVAPAKQKEIATGLAQKYWDARKEFQFGTETCTVDECVVRAMQAKTQPAILADSGDNPTGGGNSDRAEVLEVLLRKKATNVVFAGITDRPAADACYLAGIGATIPLSIGATLDPKGSRPVKANATVKFLLPVKDPLLREAVVQIEGVTLVLSARRRPYHDILDFTRLGLEPKSFKIIVVKSGYLSPELKPLANPSLMALSDGAINQDIVHLPANRLRKPTYPFVPDLQFKPVVYTSARSKG
- a CDS encoding TonB-dependent receptor encodes the protein MKHGQPVFTGTHVPSGSSTDLNVKRYFRAKRLFYRHRLSMALGLAGMALCYTPVYAQSTTADVVGTVTDKSGAVVPNAAVELTNLDTREKRTDVTDSSGQYSFTLLKPNHYSLKVAASGFKANSINSFSLAAGDRAREDSHLDIGSADEVVSVDAAPPSLHTDTSALTTTITEKATQELPLNGRNYINLVQLTAGATEGLNNGLASGNRPDDRRLTSSVSVNGQSDVINNQLIDGMDNNERVIGSIGVRPSVDAIQEVNIQTNVFTAEVGRSAGAMINVITKSGTNQFHGTVYEFFRNDVLNAQPFKFGANIPKPKWRQNQFGGSLGGPIFKDRTFFFADYEGFNLVRGLNPVQTTVPTAFERANVGDFTDNFTTDANGVKKYTLVNPTVTSIDPIGRQYLNLFPLPTTTGFANNYTVSPRNSQFSKTADGRIDHRFSNGDLFYLRYTYNGVNTNIGGLFPAVGTAAGTIFPGGNLSSYPGPATSRAHQGQLNYVHVFTPNLLIELKGGYTLLNNAQYPLNYGQNINAQFGQPNINVSGRTAELSAVTINQGSNLGARPPIIYLENTFQYEGMLNWTHGKQSIKFGAGLIRRQDTITQTDTANGSWTFTDFSTLLAGDYLNATRNAILYQPRNRTWEPHAFLQDDYRLTSTFTVNLGIRYDLFTPYTEVSNLMSNFDTDLGRIVVAGQNGIDNHANIRTDYRNVAPRLGFAYTPISRTVVRGGFGMSYAPENMTSGAALVNQPFTAAYGPFTPGTADAAFKKFANGLPTSVPTNAITPTGSVSAALDPHFKSSYIEQFNLTVEREFAGNVASVSYVGELGRRLAYYLSDYNAATPNFQTYADPNNPLVPASAPFYTTAASPALSSFNYNTLRRFYAQQPGITSIPYLTTNAISSYHALQAVLKRRYSKGLDLQVTYTLAHGLDDAETISNNGGNGFGSVASQISTLEYGNANLDVRQRVTGTFNYTLPFGNNLRGVAGVLAKGWQANGLIVWNTGMPFSVTNITNRSGTRPGVATSDRPNMVASPRVSHPTIGAWFNTSTFQFQQVGTVGNERRNQLYGPGLQRVDLSLFKNFQLMEKLNLELRTEAFNVLNTAQFAYPTAILGNAANGTISSTANAYNPRLIQFAARFKF
- a CDS encoding Gfo/Idh/MocA family protein: MNRRNFIQSAAGVSGLMILKPKTAFGYAANSTVRWGLLGCGGRGTSVATSFAKNAGAHVVALADIFPDQLAKAKVHFDAVNASLGLPPIDPKNMFHGPDAYKALAASNEVDAAQISTPPFFHVEHLDGVTAGGKHAYCEKPMGVDVPQTRRALEIAKRIDGKLSVDVGFQIRSAPPFVEIVRRVQAGQIGKVASIAAYYNAPAASYPERTGMSANEKRLRNWLWDRTLSGDILLEQNIHVIDVCNWMMGAHPESAIARRSRKVVQNFGNTSDNYEVLFTYPGDVELTFSSTQFNVNHFFDVAERFFGSEGIAEAPYSGPLRIVGNNPWVWAGSEAPAKGKFAADGAFNDNLAQADAMKDRGFIESITSGKFHNQISIGVQSARSCMMARKSAETGRRMTWPEIENDQEEYALGMNLAQFA
- a CDS encoding sugar phosphate isomerase/epimerase family protein → MANRDADCASYDRGRRGFLKFSAQSAAALAMVHAGASAFGEANPKPMPEHAPMAMGLLIKPFPDAEKKIAMVKELGFKTCFLSLDSYLGKFTPELATTMRGLFDKYELIATTAEVVGPPPLKWNFTEGPATIGVVPRATRPARIDALKQTSDFAYRVGIKRIQTHCGFIPEDPKDPLYEEAVLAIRSLAEHCAGNGQSFLMETGQETPTTMLRAIKDVDRHNLGVGLDTANLILYGKANPVDAIEILGPHIQATHMKDGNWPTNPSELGEEVLIGKGKVDFTKVLTSLHKLGYKGAVTIERETSGPQQIADVREEKLYLERILAQVLHS
- a CDS encoding ROK family protein; this encodes MEQGTSRSARSAVIAALLRHGNLSRSELAVLTELSRASITDVTQQLLAQGLLLELPVLQLETRRGRPAILLSLHAAHACFVGINIADTATAIVLTDMQGRILARQAMPPYKTPEELVAAVRKGYQQLLRASSIPRTRVQGVGLTVTGIVDHKEGICRYSAALDWRDVPISKMIGKAMHLPAWMDNDAKAVAVGEKFFGRAREYMHFTSVVLGRTIGAAHSMNGTLYRGQDGGAGEIAHITVDPNGVLCRCGRNGCLDTISGGAALQLTARELGLKVNSMRDLESLAMHGNTVATRLLRHAGKVLGSVIASLIQINNPQCILFTDMEGFGNGVFRTATRQAIENGILPRFLAGTEILFNEVEADFLPRSAASIAAFEYLRTIR